GCGGCGGGAAATGGATGCGTATTCTGGTTACATCATCGGCCGTAACCCAGCTGAAGTCCTTCCCGAGCTCTGCCTCATACTTGCGAAAGCCACTATCGCTCTTGACTATGACTGTCCGCGACCGCTGGCTGGACCACTCCGGGTCAGTCTTGCTTACCCACTCCACCCACACGGGGAACTCCCTGGGGCCCAAAGCGGTATCGATGCTGACCCTGAATGAAAACCTATCCAGCCTCTCGGTGCTGAGCTCGCGGCGCGGCGAGACCACGAACGTCGGGCAATCTGAGGCCACGAAAACCAAACTGTCGTTCTGAAGCCCCGCCCTCACGGGCAGACCACCCGCTCCGGTTACAGTCCAACCAAAGAGCGACTGCTCGAACATCCAGCCGTAGTAATCGCCCGGCAGCCGGCCAGGCAAGGACCGAACGGCATCTCGTGTCCTTAACTTCCCCAAGATGTCGTTCCGAAGCCGGACCTTCCCCGTGAGATCGTCCAAGAAATAGGTCCGCTCGTCAACGTGGAGGGCCTCCATGTCCAACGCGGCCGCGTCGAAAAGAATCAGCCTCTCGTCCTGGAGGTGCATTGGAATGGGCCAGAGCTTCAATGACAGGTCGTTCGTCTTGACTCGCAGGATTGCCTCTATCGCTGGGTCGAAATCGACCCTACCTCGGCTCTCGATCATGCTCGGCGTAACAAGGTATAGCTTGGCGCCTTTCGGCATGGGGGAAACGAGCTTGATAGTGTCGTCAGAGGCCTTGTAGGCGAAGTCTATCCTCCTCTTGCTCACCGCTATCTGCGAATAGACTGCCGAAGTTGAGAAAACCGCTGCCAGGCAGACGAGAACAACGAGAACAGCCGCCGCTACTCTTCGCCTCAAAAGGCTCTCAAGCAGCCACCAAAGCGACGCGAGAACACCTATCGAGAACCAAGCCGACGACAGATACATGTAAAGAGGCGTTATCGACGGTAAGGCGATCACAGGAAGCATTACCACGCCGGTCATCACAATCGCGAATTTGATGCGTCTGCCCGTCCCAAACAGCAGGGGCGCAAAAATGGCGGCGAGCAGCGAATATCGCACGAGCCTCGAGCGAGAAACAACGCCGAACAGATGGTTGAGGCCCGATATGGCGCCCGTGATGTTGTGCCGACTAAGCATGAGGGCCGCCGGCCGTTCGGCGTTATCGTCGAAAGCGAAGCCCGGATAGCCACCGATTCCGTGGAAGATAGCGATTCTAAACAGGATGTATCCGACGAGGATGGCGAAGAAAAGGGCGTGCCTCTTGAACAGCCGCAGCGCCACAGGAAGTTTCAAAGGGTTCTCCAGGCCAGTCATCAAGTCATAGAGCAAAAACGCGGCCGGCAGCGTCATGGCCATCTCCTTAGACATGAGCGCCAGCACCATGAAGACGGCGCACAGAGTGTAGTATGCGCGCGACCGGCCTCGAGCGGTTTCATCAACATGCCTGGCAAAAAAGAGAACCGACAACGCATAAAACAGCGTGCAGAGGATATCCGATCGCTGCAACATGACAACCTGCGTGAGCGAGTGTGTCGGGTTGACGGTGAACAGCAGGGCAGCCGTAAGGGAGGTCAGGAGCTTGCCCCGAGATAGCTGCCATGCCAGTGCTAAGACCGCGATGGAACAGGCGACCTGAAGTAGGAGATTGGTTATATGATAGCATGTGGATTTCACCCCACACAACGCATAGTCAAGCGCCATGAGAGACGCTGTCAGCGGTCGATATACGCCTCCTACCTCCTTGGGTTCTCTTCCAAGCTTATAGACGAACTCGCCCGGCAGTATCCCGAAACCGTTGCCATAGAATGCTTGAGGAACAAGATTCTCGCCCGTGAAAAAGATGTAATTGACATAGACCTGGAGGTCCTCAGCGCCAAGCGGAATTGAAGCCGTCCAGCCAAAAACGGCCAAAACAAATGCAGCGACGATCGCTGCACAGACCCAGAATCTTGACGAGTAACTCGGCTTCACCCAAACTTCCTTGCTGATTTTGCCAAAAAAGGCCGCAGCTCGCCCGCCAAATATACCGAGCCGGTGACGCACAACAAGTCTTCTCGGCCTATCATCGAAAGCCCCGCATGCGCAGCATCCGATGCCTTATCGAAGACCTCGAGCTGGGCTCCCAGTCCACGCAGGTCATCGGCAAGCACATCCGGAGGCATCGCTCGCTTGGTATCAGCTCTCGTCACGAGAAACTTGTCAAAGTATTGTGTCAGAATGGCCGAAAGCACTCTAGCGTCCTTGTTACTCGAGACGCCGATGATTGCGATCTTCTCCCTGGGGACAAAGAGCTCCTGTAACGTGTTTACGAGCGCCTCCGCCGACTCTAAGTTGTGGGCACAATCCACAACTATGAACGGGTTCTCCCTGAGCAGCTCAACGCGGCCCATTAGCCGGACCTCGGCAAGTCCTCGAGCAATGCTTGCAGCATTTATCGACGCGAACTTGCTCGACAAGAGCTTCGCGGCAGCGACAGCGCAACATGCGTTCTGAAGCTGATGCGCACCGAGAAGCGG
This window of the bacterium genome carries:
- a CDS encoding glycosyltransferase family 39 protein — encoded protein: MKPSYSSRFWVCAAIVAAFVLAVFGWTASIPLGAEDLQVYVNYIFFTGENLVPQAFYGNGFGILPGEFVYKLGREPKEVGGVYRPLTASLMALDYALCGVKSTCYHITNLLLQVACSIAVLALAWQLSRGKLLTSLTAALLFTVNPTHSLTQVVMLQRSDILCTLFYALSVLFFARHVDETARGRSRAYYTLCAVFMVLALMSKEMAMTLPAAFLLYDLMTGLENPLKLPVALRLFKRHALFFAILVGYILFRIAIFHGIGGYPGFAFDDNAERPAALMLSRHNITGAISGLNHLFGVVSRSRLVRYSLLAAIFAPLLFGTGRRIKFAIVMTGVVMLPVIALPSITPLYMYLSSAWFSIGVLASLWWLLESLLRRRVAAAVLVVLVCLAAVFSTSAVYSQIAVSKRRIDFAYKASDDTIKLVSPMPKGAKLYLVTPSMIESRGRVDFDPAIEAILRVKTNDLSLKLWPIPMHLQDERLILFDAAALDMEALHVDERTYFLDDLTGKVRLRNDILGKLRTRDAVRSLPGRLPGDYYGWMFEQSLFGWTVTGAGGLPVRAGLQNDSLVFVASDCPTFVVSPRRELSTERLDRFSFRVSIDTALGPREFPVWVEWVSKTDPEWSSQRSRTVIVKSDSGFRKYEAELGKDFSWVTADDVTRIRIHFPPLRARIALKDVSVYFSKAPTHERG